One genomic region from Podarcis raffonei isolate rPodRaf1 chromosome 16, rPodRaf1.pri, whole genome shotgun sequence encodes:
- the LOC128404422 gene encoding solute carrier family 2, facilitated glucose transporter member 11-like, giving the protein MGSSSLWDLVQHQRLLLMMFVLGIGGSLQAGFQGSMITYTSLHVKTFINESWLERSGMPVHPESLTLFWASIVSIFSLGGLLGTMASGYFTTKFGKKKCLLGTNLIMLLGAVLMGFSKVANSFELILAGRFLCGISTSICVLLHPQYVGEISPKKLRGFANSTASIFWSLGKVLGQVMGQREFLGNASLWPLLLASHGVTALLQLLTLPFFPESPPHLFLSKGDEEGCRKAMKTLWGRGPHQVELDDLKKQQSALWSTKSVLEVMKDPALRRQLYILFLLAVTLQLTGIHTIYSYTFEVLQTVGFDDDHIPALSLGISLSELLSAVFCSVIIERFGRRILLWGGYGLMATVLAAVTLTISLQHSFSWMPYCSLALIFCFVICFGAGPAGAGASVRMEIFDQSSRSSSYVISGVLNWIGFFSIGMVFPFVVERIHQFSFLIFMGTLYISAIVIYFILPETKGKSILEIREEFDKLNFKKKQALGSETSFAGDPVLCTKL; this is encoded by the exons ATGGGCAGCAGCTCCCTTTGGGACTTG GTTCAGCACCAGAGGCTCCTCCTCATGATGTTCGTCCTAGGAATTGGTGGGTCACTCCAGGCTGGCTTTCAAGGGTCCATGATCACCTACACCTCTCTG CACGTGAAAACATTCATCAATGAGAGCTGGCTGGAGCGGTCCGGGATGCCTGTCCACCCTGAAAGCCTCACATTATTCTGGGCCTCAATTGTGTCCATCTTTTCCCTAGGGGGCCTCCTGGGCACTATGGCCAGCGGGTACTTTACAACAAAGTTCGGGAA AAAGAAATGCCTCTTGGGCACCAACCTCATCATGCTGTTGGGGGCTGTCCTCATGGGCTTCAGCAAGGTGGCCAACTCCTTTGAGCTGATCCTGGCAGGTCGCTTCCTGTGTGGCATCAGCACCA GTATCTGTGTCCTTCTCCACCCTCAGTATGTCGGGGAAATTTCCCCCAAGAAGCTCCGTGGATTTGCAAATTCAACTGCCTCCATCTTCTGGAGCCTGGGGAAAGTCCTGGGTCAGGTGATGGGGCAAAG AGAGTTCCTAGGAAACGCTTCGCTGTGGCCGCTGCTGCTGGCCTCCCACGGCGTGACTGCCCTGCTCCAGCTGCTGACTCTGCCCTTCTTCCCCGAGTCCCCACCTCACCTGTTCCTGAGCAAAGGGGATGAGGAAGGATGCCGAAAAG CCATGAAGACCCTCTGGGGGCGAGGGCCTCACCAGGTGGAGCTGGACGACCTGAAGAAGCAGCAGTCTGCCTTGTGGAGCACCAAGAGTGTCTTGGAAGTGATGAAGGATCCGGCCCTGCGCCGGCAGCTGTACATCCTTTTCCTGTTGGCTGTGACCCTACAGTTGACCGGCATCCACACA atttACAGCTACACGTTTGAAGTCCTGCAGACGGTTGGTTTCGACGACGACCACATCCCAGCCTTGTCTTTGGGGATCAGCCTcagcgagctcctctctgccgTCTTCTGT AGTGTCATCATTGAGCGTTTTGGAAGAAGAATACTGCTCTGGGGAGGTTATGGACTGATGGCCACAGTGCTGGCTGCTGTCACGCTGACCATCTCCTTGCAG CATTCCTTCTCCTGGATGCCCTACTGCAGCCTTGCCCTGATATTCTGCTTTGTGATCTGTTTTGGAGCCGGCCCAG CCGGGGCCGGGGCGTCTGTGAGGATGGAGATCTTCGACCAGTCCTCCAGGTCGTCTTCCTACGTGATCAGTGGAGTCTTAAACTGGATCGGATTCTTCTCTATAGGAATGGTGTTCCCATTTGTCGTG gaACGCATTCATCAGTTCAGCTTCCTCATCTTCATGGGCACTCTCTACATTTCCGCAATCGTTATTTACTTCATCCTGCCGGAGACCAAGGGGAAATCGATCCTAGAAATCCGAGAAGAGTTTGATAAACTCAATTTTAAGAAGAAGCAGGCTCTTGGCTCAGAAACGAGCTTCGCAGGAGACCCTGTGCTCTGCACCAAGCTATGA